A single region of the Rhizobium sp. NLR16a genome encodes:
- a CDS encoding VOC family protein — MNPMLEGMLETALYARDLDQAETFYEDVLGLEKITRAGNRHVFFRCGPGVLLIFNPEETIKPPAPDALQVPPHGTTGQGHACFRVSGRNIDAMAEQLMAADVAIESEVYWPNGGRSIYFRDPAGNSLECAEAKIWGIEQDI; from the coding sequence ATGAACCCCATGCTGGAAGGCATGTTGGAAACGGCGCTCTATGCGCGCGATCTCGATCAGGCCGAGACGTTCTACGAAGACGTTCTCGGGCTTGAAAAGATCACCCGCGCCGGCAATCGGCATGTCTTCTTCCGCTGTGGGCCTGGCGTTCTCCTGATCTTCAACCCCGAGGAAACGATAAAGCCACCGGCACCCGACGCACTGCAGGTGCCGCCGCACGGCACGACCGGGCAAGGCCATGCCTGTTTCCGGGTGTCCGGTCGCAATATCGATGCGATGGCCGAACAGCTGATGGCGGCTGACGTCGCGATCGAATCCGAGGTGTACTGGCCAAACGGCGGCCGCTCGATCTATTTCCGCGACCCTGCCGGCAACAGCCTGGAATGCGCGGAGGCAAAAATCTGGGGCATCGAACAGGATATCTGA